A portion of the Gossypium arboreum isolate Shixiya-1 chromosome 8, ASM2569848v2, whole genome shotgun sequence genome contains these proteins:
- the LOC108470292 gene encoding reticulon-like protein B3, with amino-acid sequence MSDHEDKHEESLLEKISEKNKGHDLSSSSSDSDDDKPSESSMKAKVFRLFGRERPVHDVFGGGKQADIFLWRNKKISAGTLGVATVIWVLFELLEYHLLTLVCHLLILALALLFLWSNAATFIHKSPPRIPEVQIPKDPVLEFAQALRFEINRGFAVLRDIASGRDLKKFLSVIVGLWVSSIVGSWCNFLTLFYIVFVLLHTVPVLYEKYEDKVDPLAEKAWHEIKKQYAVFDAKVLSKIPKRPLKEKKKD; translated from the exons ATGTCTGATCACGAAGACAAGCACGAGGAATCGTTGTTGGAGAAGATATCAGAGAAGAACAAAGGCCATGATTTATCTTCCTCCTCCTCGGATTCCGATGACGACAAGCCATCAGAATCCTCCATGAAGGCCAAAGTCTTTCGTCTGTTTGGAAGAGAAAGGCCCGTTCACGACGTTTTCGGTGGAGGCAAAC AGGCTGATATTTTCCTGTGGAGGAACAAAAAGATTTCGGCAGGAACACTAGGTGTTGCAACTGTGATATGGGTTTTGTTTGAATTGCTCGAATACCACCTTCTCACACTAGTCTGTCACTTGTTGATACTTGCTCTTGCATTACTCTTCTTGTGGTCAAATGCTGCTACTTTCATCCACAA gTCTCCACCTCGCATCCCTGAAGTTCAAATACCCAAGGACCCAGTTTTAGAGTTTGCCCAAGCGCTTAGGTTTGAGATTAACAGGGGTTTCGCCGTCCTGCGGGATATTGCATCAGGAAGAGATCTTAAGAAGTTCCTCTCT GTGATCGTTGGCTTGTGGGTCTCGTCTATTGTGGGAAGTTGGTGCAACTTCTTGACACTGTTCTACATAG TATTCGTACTACTGCACACCGTGCCTGTTCTGTATGAGAAGTATGAAGACAAGGTGGACCCATTGGCCGAGAAAGCATGGCATGAGATCAAGAAGCAGTATGCAGTGTTTGATGCAAAAGTACTGAGTAAGATTCCCAAGAGACCATtgaaggagaagaagaaagatTAG